Proteins encoded by one window of Channa argus isolate prfri chromosome 1, Channa argus male v1.0, whole genome shotgun sequence:
- the si:dkeyp-121d4.3 gene encoding uncharacterized protein si:dkeyp-121d4.3 isoform X5: MGRGGGPTRGRPPLVPPGDDGLPFDLRPPGWGPPPPGGWGPPPLDGWPPPPDEWGPPPPEGWGPPPPDGWGPPPPGGWGPRGLPPPGWGPRGPPPSGWGPHPDDWITPDDWRPPHPDDWRPPHPDDWRPPHPDDWRPPHPDDWRPPHPHDWRPAHPDDWGPDRPLHPHGWGHPGWGPEGPPEPWGPEHGPPGPVPPVAPPALPPPAMPPPAPVGIPPPDPAAFGSVAVPPVPPPGVVPPFGFPAFPPPGWTEEPVAEEPMPNPPPDQPEWIKALISAPSTESAPGETKKSSDESAAATKTPTADPVPAPKPKPKPDTTKIAKALGLLGKRTFEKPPPGRSTGIISFIGPTFGYIEREDLEKFTFSFDAFFGNPKAMTPGVRVHFTACKEKQNSLIATDVKVAPGGTENVDTDIYEAVVSQAIVEPQPGERQYPGQVHVTIGPLRTNLTFERKDSTVTLLKNDQVLINLLTDIVTEKRRATNIRPKIPATFNHTNETRVKGVIISLKDNEGVIKSDEEAELPFDVKENFSDVEFTTEDINEEVEFTVLMMRTGKRAIRIQRVKEPLLLTLCTAAAAAAAVVSTTDDPKTKSNTSDEEDSSPLHQPRAKNKAKLDLGATMRLDPELYEGIVSQPIIEPTATLPGYPGQIHANIGPVRTNVTFDHRDCDVTLLKNDHVLINLLVDIVTRKRRAANIKPKIPFTFSYTKEKREMGIITCLGPEEGIVNSEEHGELPFDVCENFSDTEFASSDIHKEVEFTTTMVKSKKRAIRLRRTKRFEDKILEEQKKREEEEKKKKREEEEKRRQEEQERKQFEQEERKKKEEEEKEAERKKKEEVAVALSAARDKWTPFGFILRDPNSLDDISKERFEGTVLRAISKYPRKEIKKEPDQKKGGSTGAGQMLFGQVKIKVEKMDEDEKEAADPKGGEVGRLELKKEEEEMKKDDGGGAATKTEPEMGRLVMTIDGQQKQLSFGPKDLMTTATMLDGDKVRFNIATHRETKEERATFVEILPDSFEESTEQRRHGIVIEFSEDSGLIKCSQNPQLYFHMSEVIEKKKLELNEKVEFSVVPHETAEGGNQAIRIKRYTESVFLPVRKLGGVGANKGKVKRTMTIKLTKPSEDTEKEKPETDKLKAVVKNLRSQDNKTSIGRRDCSVTRRRYGRSSSRSRSRSLSRSRARSRSKSRSRSPPRDQFGRVIKRRRSISIEKERKNCRYKRSRDHSHRHTRSRSRSRSRSPSQSKSSSRSRSRSRERSKDRNRKRKSKISRDCEESLKRRRELSPLPRRGGIMDDELARKKRELEELNEMIAYKKSLVDIDPRGLDPGQRTCIDYDHGRIAVPLTEYKPVRSILKKRTEGPEYHHRPYDDPYYDRPYSPYHDRRYSDRYSDPYTSRPYADLPYGDRPYESHLYGEPRYVGPSSTRRYTDRYDVYDEPYDDRYCDPAYGDRPYDDPYCPVKQSHTPEPHGSSPSSQSSHVPTSTQPPLTHATATISSQPPFRPPSPIESPPKSPSPKLKNTPHQSPPAEKPPLDRFLDMLNKKVDAEKKSEPIVNDDLLPHERALQDGRGFSRIVGLAQEQLSSSLTIEGKNKPLSPNQCSVERTCEEPKSTTEPYDKIQSLLRTIGLKLSTGDISKLASRAQEKIYSPKSSSTERDILSSPREELQTSRTGSIESDHIHSPSPARSSSLEPLSIHKAVSQYEGFLDPQELETLKKAQQLQSLTKNMAGTPLTVPPPKPPPGPPPTHYQHPLPPDNWPLGVPTQIPPAQSSTTPNMGTPAPVQPPQRFGPLGPPPGPPPGPPPRRPGQPPTGLHPGPLSQHPSGQPPFTPPSSPSVLPFIGQSPTVQPPSCSGVLQASTAAVTITPALSPPVTSGSASVDQTAISTTVARCLKVIETVKSLAVQPPAKPVKSVQFSLPMESPSVSSLLVETDDDVKTKQKEKLDLYNQKIMEKREQQFQEMLARKKQGERSKDGTLLSPDRYFLQVKKSFIFAHGYLGFGGKTRDTYVERWT; this comes from the exons ATGGGGCGAGGAGGGGGTCCGACGAGGGGCCGACCTCCACTTGTGCCGCCGGGTGATGACGGACTTCCATTTGACTTACGACCACCGGGATGGGGCCCACCTCCGCCTGGAGGCTGGGGCCCTCCGCCTCTTGATGGATGGCCTCCGCCGCCGGATGAATGGGGGCCTCCACCCCCCGAGGGATGGGGTCCTCCGCCACCTGATGGCTGGGGGCCACCACCTCCTGGTGGATGGGGACCAAGAGGACTTCCGCCCCCTGGTTGGGGACCTAGAGGACCACCACCGTCAGGATGGGGGCCTCATCCCGATGACTGGATTACTCCAGACGACTGGAGACCCCCACACCCCGATGACTGGAGACCCCCACACCCCGATGACTGGAGACCCCCACACCCCGATGACTGGAGACCCCCACACCCTGACGATTGGAGACCCCCACACCCACACGATTGGAGACCTGCACATCCCGATGACTGGGGACCCGACAGGCCTCTCCACCCTCATGGTTGGGGACATCCGGGCTGGGGTCCAGAAGGACCACCTGAGCCGTGGGGACCCGAGCACGGTCCACCCGGACCAGTACCACCTGTAGCACCGCCAGCCCTGCCCCCACCGGCCATGCCCCCACCTGCTCCTGTGGGAATTCCTCCTCCAGACCCTGCAGCCTTCGGATCGGTGGCCGTACCTCCAGTTCCCCCTCCAGGTGTAGTCCCTCCATTCGGGTTCCCGGCCTTCCCTCCACCTGGCTGGACCGAAGAG CCTGTTGCAGAGGAACCTATGCCGAACCCACCCCCAGATCAGCCCGAGTGG ATCAAAGCCCTGATTTCAGCTCCGAGCACGGAGTCAGCTCCAGGTGAGACTAAAAAATCTTCGGATGAGTCGGCTGCTGCCACCAAAACACCTACTGCAGACCCCGTCCCTGCTCCGAAACCTAAACCCAAACCTGACACCACCAAGATTGCCAAAGCTCTTGGGTTGCTGGGAAAACGCACATTTGAAAA GCCTCCTCCAGGGCGGTCAACGGGGATCATCTCATTCATTGGG CCAACATTTGGCTACATTGAGAGAGAAGATCTGGAGAAGTTTACCTTTAGCTTCGATGCCTTCTTTGGAAATCCCAAAGCCATGACTCCTGGGGTCAGAGTTCACTTCACCGCCTGCAAGGAGAAG CAGAACAGTCTGATTGCAACGGATGTGAAGGTGGCTCCAGGTGGAACTGAGAATGTGGACACAGATATTTACGAGGCTGTGGTTAGCCAGGCCATTGTGGAGCCTCAG CCTGGGGAGCGTCAGTACCCGGGTCAGGTTCATGTGACCATCGGGCCACTGAGGACCAACCTGACATTTGAGAGGAAGGACAGCACTGTTACACTCCTGAAGAATGATCAGGTGCTCATCAACCTGCTAACTGACATCGtcacagagaaaaggagagcCACCAACATCAGACCCAAAATCCCTGCAACTTTCAACCACACCAACGAAACCAGAGTGAAG GGTGTCATCATCAGCCTGAAAGACAACGAAGGTGTTATCAAGTCTGACGAAGAGGCCGAGCTTCCCTTCGACGTCAAAGAAAACTTTAGCGACGTCGAGTTCACCACTGAGGACATCAACGAGGAGGTCGAGTTCACTGTTCTCATG ATGAGGACAGGAAAGCGGGCAATCAGGATTCAGCGAGTGAAGGAACCTCTCCTCCTGACGCTCTGCACCGccgctgcagctgcagctgccgTTGTATCCACCACTGATGATCCTAAGACCAAAAGCAACACCAGCGATGAGGAGGACAGCTCCCCATTGCACCAGCCCAGAGCAAAGAACAAAGCCAAGCTGGACTTGGGGGCCACCATGAGACTGGACCCGGAGCTGTACGAGGGCATTGTAAGCCAGCCCATCATCGAACCCACG GCGACCTTGCCTGGTTACCCGGGTCAGATCCATGCCAACATCGGCCCTGTCAGGACCAACGTAACTTTTGACCACCGAGACTGTGATGTGACACTGCTGAAGAATGATCATGTGTTGATCAACCTGCTTGTGGATATCGTAACAAGGAAGAGGAGAGCAGCCAACATTAAACCTAAAATCCCCTTCACCTTCAGCTACactaaagagaagagagaaatg GGCATCATCACCTGTCTGGGTCCAGAAGAAGGCATTGTCAACTCTGAGGAGCATGGCGAGCTTCCCTTTGACGTCTGCGAAAACTTCAGCGACACAGAGTTTGCCTCTAGTGACATCCACAAGGAGGTGGAGTTCACTACAACCATG GTGAAGTCAAAGAAGAGAGCAATCAGGCTGAGACGGACAAAGAGGTTCGAGGACAAAATCCTGGAGGAGCAGAAGAAacgggaggaggaagagaagaagaagaagcgggaggaggaggaaaagaggagacaggaggagcaggagaggaAGCAATTCgagcaggaggagaggaagaaaaaagaagaggaggaaaaggaggcagagagaaagaagaaggaagagGTGGCAGTGGCGCTGTCAGCGGCTAGAGACAAG TGGACCCCATTTGGCTTCATATTAAGAGACCCCAACTCACTGGATGACATCAGCAAGGAGCGATTTGAAGGCACCGTCCTCAGAGCCATCTCCAAATATCCTCGTAAGGAGATCAAGAAGGAGCCGGATCAGAAGAAAGGAGGTTCCACAGGGGCTGGACAGATGCTCTTTGGGCAG GTCAAAATTAAAGTAGAGAAAATGGATGAAGATGAGAAAGAAGCAGCAGATCCTAAGGGAGGAGAGGTGGGAAGGTTAGAGctgaaaaaggaggaggaggaaatgaagAAGGATGATGGGGGTGGAGCTGCAACCAAAACAGAGCCAGAGATGGGTCGATTGGTGATGACCATTGACGGTCAACAGAAACAACTTTCTTTTGGTCCTAAAGACCTGATGACCACGGCCACCATGCTGGATGGAGACAAG GTGCGCTTCAATATCGCCACGCATCGGGAGACGAAAGAGGAACGAGCAACGTTTGTTGAAATTCTGCCTGACTCCTTCGAAGAGTCTACAGAACAACGTAGACAT GGCATTGTAATTGAGTTCTCTGAGGACTCAGGGCTCATTAAGTGTTCTCAGAACCCTCAGCTCTACTTCCACATGTCAGAGGTTATCGAGAAGAAGAAACTGGAGCTGAACGAGAAGGTCGAATTTAGCGTTGTCCCT CACGAAACAGCAGAAGGGGGGAACCAGGCCATCAGAATTAAACGTTACACAGAGAGCGTTTTCCTCCCTGTTCGGAAACTTGGAGGTGTCGGGGCAAACAAGGGAAAGGTAAAGAGGACT ATGACCATCAAGCTGACAAAGCCTTCAGAAGACACTGA gaAGGAAAAACCAGAGACAGACAAGCTGAAGGCAGTGGTGAAAAATCTTAGATCCCAGGACAACAAGACCAGTATTGGCAGACGGGATTGCAGTGTGACTCGACGCAGATACGGCCGCAGCAGTAGCAGAAGTAGGAGCAGGAGTCTAAGTAGGAGTAGGGCTAGGAGTAGGAGTAAAAGCAGGAGCAGAAGTCCACCCAGAGACCAGTTTGGGCGTGTCATCAAAAGGAGGCGTAGCATCAGCATTGAGAAAGAGCGTAAAAACTGCAGGTACAAGCGAAGTCGAGatcactcacacagacacaccagaAGCCGCAGCAGGAGTCGCAGCCGAAGCCCCAGCCAAAGCAAGAGCTCCAGCAGGAGCCGCAGCAGGAGTAGGGAAAGGAGCAaggacaggaacaggaagaggaagagtaAAATCAGCAGAGACTGTGAAGAAAGTCTCAAGAGGAGGAGGGAACTGAGCCCTCTTCCCAGACGTGGCGGAATAATGGATGATGAGCTTGCAAGAAAGAAGCGAGAGCTTGAGGAGCTAAATGAGATGATTGCCTACAAAAAGTCACTGGTAGACATTGACCCTCGAGGACTTGACCCTGGACAGAGGACCTGCATAGACTATGACCATGGTAGGATTGCTGTACCACTCACAGAGTACAAACCAGTCCGGTCCATCCTGAAGAAACGAACTGAGGGACCAGAGTACCACCATCGTCCTTATGACGATCCTTATTATGACCGCCCGTACAGTCCTTATCACGATCGGCGATACAGTGACCGCTACAGTGATCCATACACCAGCCGTCCCTATGCTGATCTTCCTTATGGTGACCGTCCTTATGAAAGCCATCTCTATGGTGAACCTCGCTATGTTGGCCCATCTTCCACCCGTCGTTACACTGATCGCTACGATGTGTATGATGAACCCTATGACGACCGTTACTGTGACCCAGCATATGGGGACAGACCATATGATGATCCATATTGTCCTGTAAAACAAAGCCATACCCCTGAACCCCATGGTTCCTCACCTTCTTCACAATCAAGCCATGTTCCTACATCTACCCAACCTCCTTTGACACATGCTACTGCCACTATATCTTCTCAACCTCCTTTCAGACCTCCTTCTCCTATTGAATCACCTCCTAAAAGCCCTTCTCCCAAACTTAAGAACACACCACATCAGTCCCCTCCAGCTGAGAAACCACCCTTGGATCGTTTCCTTGACATGCTTAATAAAAAAGtagatgctgaaaaaaaatctgaaccgATTGTTAATGATGACCTTCTGCCTCATGAGAGGGCACTTCAAGATGGTAGAGGCTTCTCTCGGATTGTAGGATTGGCTCAGGAGCAACTCAGCAGCAGTCTAACTATTGAAGGGAAAAATAAACCACTAAGCCCTAACCAGTGCTCAGTAGAGAGAACATGTGAGGAACCAAAGAGCACAACAGAACCATATGACAAGATCCAGAGTCTACTCCGTACAATTGGCCTGAAACTGAGTACAGGAGATATATCAAAACTGGCAAGCCGGGCCCAAGAAAAAATCTATAGTCCAAAATCCTCTTCCACAGAAAGAGATATTTTGTCATCTCCAAGAGAAGAACTGCAAACAAGTAGAACTGGTTCAATAGAATCAGATCACATTCATTCCCCCTCCCCTGCCAGGTCCTCCAGCTTGGAGCCCCTCAGTATACATAAAGCTGTCTCACAGTATGAAGGATTCCTGGATCCACAGGAGTTGGAGACACTAAAGAAGGCGCAACAGCTGCAAAGTCTTACCAAAAATATGGCAGGTACTCCATTAACTGTTCCTCCTCCGAAACCCCCTCCTGGTCCTCCACCTACTCACTACCAACATCCACTTCCACCAGACAACTGGCCACTCGGTGTCCCCACCCAAATTCCGCCAGCACAGAGCTCAACGACCCCCAATATGGGCACTCCAGCACCTGTTCAACCACCTCAGCGATTTGGACCCCTGGGACCTCCACCTGGTCCGCCTCCTGGGCCTCCTCCACGGCGTCCTGGACAGCCTCCTACAGGCCTTCATCCCGGTCCTCTATCCCAACACCCTTCTGGACAGCCTCCTTTCACTCCACCATCTAGTCCCTCAGTCTTACCTTTTATTGGTCAGTCTCCTACAGTTCAGCCTCCAAGCTGTTCTGGTGTTTTGCAGGCTTCAACTGCTGCAGTGACGATAACCCCAGCTTTATCACCACCAGTAACATCAGGTTCTGCAAGTGTTGACCAAACAGCAATATCTACAACTGTGGCCAGATGCCTTAAGGTCATAGAGACGGTGAAATCACTGGCTGTGCAACCACCAGCTAAACCAGTTAAATCAGTCCAGTTTAGTTTACCCATGGAGTCTCCATCAGTATCCAGTCTTTTAGTAGAGACAGACGACGACGTAAAGACCAAGCAGAAGGAGAAG TTGGATTTGTATAACCAGAAGATCATGGAAAAAAGGGAGCAGCAGTTCCAGGAAATGTTAGCCCGCAAGAAACAAGGAGAAAGGAGCAAGGATGGCACACTACTCTCCCCAG aCAGATACTTTCTACAGgtaaaaaaaagcttcattttCGCACATGGTTACTTAGGCTTTGGTGGCAAGACAAGAGATACTTATGTCGAAAGATGGACATAg